One region of Fragaria vesca subsp. vesca linkage group LG4, FraVesHawaii_1.0, whole genome shotgun sequence genomic DNA includes:
- the LOC101300818 gene encoding uncharacterized protein LOC101300818 yields the protein MEETLRAIRDSVASLADRISDAERRGRVTQLARVSKKGGTVHKSDHPVRPAKPMKLSYNGDRDPHLFLDSFKSHTNAKGYSDAICCNMFQETLAEEALSWFYELPSNSINWFRELANKFVNRFILRTDGQNTAQLFKVKQDRGEGLKAFVNRWQGATARVRNFDKKVAEEAFIQGLLPEKFMYAVKIECPQGYDEIMEMAVRQAQADHDTYGGTSVGKRKVGEQGEGSPRHKERSWGKAAKQHNAQGKTKGPYQDTGYARTAPASQEHFSTLNATYEAIWNENKSAIPPPPAQKSPPSRLTKEDIGKFCGYHGEASHNINSCIELKKAVERRIQEGKLQQYVPGPRHVGAIEVYETINTIHGESRIDNRSNKAKKQCTRSRDGQEVFAFWSSSNQQMTTGWKSVTFLEEEEEGIRRHEDPFLITLQLDHYIPKKILVDTGASPLGSDSFGVSMEGREGIARATVEFIVVDCESSYNGILRRPMLWKLKSFVAGHMLMMKVPTPTGVITIRGDQAATRSCYAIDNGRKRSEVLLASQAMASPLDPYESKG from the exons GGGGCGCGTAACCCAACTCGCACGAGTTTCGAAGAAAGGGGGGACCGTTCACAAGAGCGATCATCCGGTCCGTCCGGCCAAGCCGATGAAACTGAGTTACAATGGGGATCGAGACCCCCATCTCTTCCTCGATAGTTTCAAGTCTCACACGAACGCTAAAGGGTACTCAGATGCAATATGCTGCAATATGTTCCAGGAGACATTAGCAGAGGAAGCACTGAGTTGGTTCTACGAGCTCCCATCAAACTCGATCAATTGGTTCCGAGAACTGGCAAACAAGTTCGTCAATAGATTCATTTTACGAACGGATGGGCAGAATACCGCCCAGTTGTTCAAGGTGAAGCAAGATAGGGGTGAGGGATTGAAAGCTTTCGTGAATCGATGGCAAGGTGCCACGGCCAGAGTCAGGAACTTTGACAAGAAGGTTGCAGAGGAAGCATTCATTCAAGGACTGCTTCCCGAAAAATTTATGTATGCAGTAAAAATCGAATGCCCGCAAGGTTACGATGAGATTATGGAGATGGCGGTCAGGCAAGCACAAGCAGACCATGATACGTATGGAGGGACCTCGGTCGGGAAGAGGAAGGTCGGAGAGCAAGGAGAAGGATCGCCG AGGCACAAGGAAAGAAGCTGGGGGAAGGCAGCAAAGCAGCATAACGCACAAGGAAAGACAAAAGGACCTTACCAAGATACCGGGTACGCGAGGACGGCACCGGCAAGCCAGGAGCACTTCTCGACGCTTAACGCCACCTATGAGGCGATATGGAATGAGAATAAGTCCGCCATCCCGCCTCCCCCTGCCCAAAAGTCGCCCCCATCCCGGCTCACCAAGGAAGACATCGGAAAATTTTGTGGGTATCACGGAGAAGCAAGCCATAACATTAACAGCTGCATAGAATTGAAAAAGGCAGTAGAGCGCCGGATACAAGAAGGAAAGCTGCAGCAGTATGTGCCCGGGCCGAGGCATGTGGGGGCAATTGAAGTATATGAGACAATCAACACCATCCATGGCGAGTCCCGTATAGATAATAGAAGCAATAAGGCAAAAAAGCAGTGTACGAGATCCAGGGATGGCCAGGAGGTCTTCGCCTTTTGGAGTAGCAGCAATCAACAAATGACAACCGGTTGGAAGTCCGTTACCTTCCTAGAAGAGGAAGAGGAGGGGATAAGGCGGCACGAGGACCCATTCCTAATAACATTGCAACTCGACCATTATATCCCAAAGAAGATCCTAGTTGACACGGGAGCCTCG CCACTAGGATCGGATAGCTTTGGAGTAAGTATGGAAGGCCGAGAGGGAATTGCCCGGGCTACCGTAGAGTTCATCGTGGTCGATTGCGAGTCGTCCTATAACGGGATCTTGAGAAGGCCCATGTTATGGAAGCTGAAGTCTTTTGTTGCCGGCCACATGTTGATGATGAAGGTCCCAACCCCGACTGGAGTCATTACCATCCGGGGAGACCAAGCGGCAACAAGGAGTTGCTATGCGATAGACAACGGAAGGAAAAGATCCGAGGTTCTATTAGCGAGCCAGGCCATGGCATCCCCCTTGGATCCTTATGAATCCAAGGGATGA
- the LOC101300244 gene encoding uncharacterized protein LOC101300244 translates to MFYLYIVASQSAVSSILIRKESDVKHAIFYAGKGFTPAESRYPDVEKLALALIITTRKLKHYFQAHSITFYTNHPLRQIMLKPEISGRLVKWAIELGEFDIHYRPRVAIKGQAAADFISELTPMKVVGESSEPTPTKVVGVSNEANREENGPGADKEMHSEEPLAQLWKLFVDSSVTRNKSGTGIILETPDGFKHEYALEFQFKASNNAAEYEALIRGLQLARGIGVERVKIFSDSQLVVKQCKEPQLHSYQTLSKAFMQRFKSASLSHIPRKENRHADALARLATGGLGKGRKKARIKVLGKPNISKTISEIFMIEAGPGEPTWMNPIIEFMKEGVRPEDRRQARKLQLRCARYTLMNGKLYRRGYNLPNLKCVTEEEGEVIMGEIHEGWGLDLIGILPTALGQFKFGIPETIVTDNGTQFNNNHLIEFTNDMGTKMVFSSVAHPQTNGQVEAVNKIIKKLLKKKLDDAKGLWAQKLPEVLWAIKTTTTEATGETPFSMAFGTEVVLPIETSIPSGRVKNFNATTNEEGLHLNIDLIEEKRKRADLHNQVYKQRVARHYNNKVRTRTLGLGDWVMKKIMTKPAALDPNWEGPYEIVEEVGPATLFLRDQDGIVTGRSWNTKHLRFYPV, encoded by the exons ATGTTTTACCTGTATATCGTGGCTTCACAGTCAGCAGTTAGCTCGATCTTGATAAGAAAAGAGTCTGATGTCAAGCACGCTATATTTTACGCGGGGAAGGGATTCACACCGGCCGAGAGCAGGTACCCAGATGTAGAGAAGTTGGCCTTGGCACTTATTATAACCACCCGAAAGCTCAAACACTATTTCCAAGCACATTCGATAACCTTTTATACTAACCACCCCCTGAGGCAAATTATGTTGAAGCCAGAAATCAGCGGGAGGCTGGTAAAATGGGCAATAGAGCTGGGGGAATTTGATATCCATTACCGGCCGAGAGTGGCAATCAAGGGCCAAGCAGCGGCTGACTTTATATCTGAGCTCACACCCATGAAAGTTGTGGGAGAGTCCTCTGAGCCCACTCCCACGAAAGTTGTGGGAGTATCCAACGAGGCCAACCGGGAGGAAAATGGTCCCGGAGCGGATAAGGAGATGCACAGTGAGGAACCACTGGCTCAACTCTGGAAACTTTTTGTGGACAGCTCGGTGACGAGAAATAAAAGCGGGACGGGAATAATATTAGAAACTCCCGATGGATTCAAGCATGAGTACGCCCTGGAATTCCAATTCAAGGCATCCAACAATGCGGCTGAGTACGAAGCTTTAATCAGGGGATTGCAACTTGCCCGAGGCATCGGAGTGGAAAGAGTGAAAATATTTAGTGATTCACAGTTGGTTGTAAAACAG TGTAAGGAGCCTCAGTTGCACTCTTACCAAACATTATCAAAAGCCTTCATGCAACGTTTTAAATCGGCCTCTCTCTCTCACATCCCCCGGAAAGAAAACCGTCATGCAGATGCCCTCGCCCGGCTAGCCACCGGAGGGCTCGGGAAAGGCAGAAAGAAGGCAAGGATTAAGGTGCTTGGAAAACCAAATATCAGTAAGACAATCTCTGAGATATTCATGATCGAGGCGGGACCCGGAGAGCCAACGTGGATGAACCCCATAATCGAGTTTATGAAGGAGGGGGTGCGCCCGGAGGACAGGCGGCAGGCACGAAAGTTGCAATTGAGATGTGCTAGATACACCCTCATGAACGGGAAGTTATACCGCAGAGGTTACAATCTCCCAAACCTCAAGTGCGTGACAGAGGAAGAAGGAGAAGTGATCATGGGAGAAATTCATGAAGGG TGGGGTCTTGATCTCATCGGGATACTGCCTACGGCTCTGGGCCAGTTCAA ATTCGGAATCCCGGAGACAATCGTCACGGACAATGGTACACAATTCAATAATAACCATCTGATTGAATTCACGAATGACATGGGTACCAAGATGGTCTTCTCGTCGGTGGCGCACCCGCAGACCAATGGTCAGGTGGAGGCGGTTAACAAGATCATAAAAAAACTCCTGAAAAAGAAGTTAGACGACGCAAAGGGTCTGTGGGCACAAAAACTGCCGGAGGTATTATGGGCAATCAAAACCACAACAACAGAAGCAACGGGAGAAACTCCTTTCAGCATGGCCTTTGGCACGGAGGTTGTTTTGCCAATCGAGACGTCAATACCATCAGGAAGGGTCAAAAATTTCAACGCCACAACCAATGAGGAGGGTCTCCATTTGAACATTGACCTCATCGAGGAGAAGAGGAAGCGAGCAGACTTACACAACCAAGTCTACAAGCAGCGTGTTGCACGCCACTATAATAATAAAGTCAGGACCCGGACGTTGGGACTGGGGGACTGGGTAATGAAGAAAATCATGACCAAGCCGGCAGCCCTGGATCCGAACTGGGAAGGGCCGTACGAGATAGTTGAAGAGGTCGGTCCAGCAACCTTATTTCTCCGGGATCAGGATGGGATAGTCACCGGGCGCTCTTGGAATACGAAGCACCTGAGATTCTATCCAGTGTGA